The Procambarus clarkii isolate CNS0578487 chromosome 18, FALCON_Pclarkii_2.0, whole genome shotgun sequence genome segment attaaaataattataccAAAAAATCTTTTGGTATTAATTTTAGTATAAAGATAGCTAATTTTAAAATGTTTCACACTCAGGAAGTTGACGAATATGCCAACCGATGTCACGAAGAAAAGGGCCAGCTTGGCGAGCTAACTCAACTGTGTGGTCTGGCATTCAGCAATGGAGCAGAGGATGAGGACGAGGCAGAAGCTCAGGCACCTTCTCTCTCTAAGGACAATTTGAGTCTACCGCTGAATCTTGCAGGGTTCACGAGCGGTTACAGCACTCCATCACCTGTGCAAGGTACTCTATATTGTTGCTCTTATTTGTTATTCTCCATTTGACACCTAAAAATACAAATTTGAATTACTTTTTGTGACTGTGTTTCTATCTATGGTGATGTGTTCTTGTGTGACAAAACTGGGCAGGTAAGTCCAGGATAAATATAAAGGCTCCTGAGTATTCAAGGCTAAGGATACAAGAAAAGTCAGACAAGTGTGCACAGTGAAGGAATTGTATGATATAACAAGTGAACCATTTAACAGTTTAACAAAAATGTGGGCATTGTTAAGAAATAACACATGTATATATTAAATCTGTATAAATTAGAGATCTCAATATCTTCTGTTCTTTTCTCAGGAATATTCAGCATGCCAACCACGATGTCGGAACCAGCTGTCCTCAAGAAGCCACAGCCTGAGTTTACATCGGCCAATGACAGTTTCAATAAGGCTAAGAGTGAAGTCACAGAATCAGCCGAGCAGAAGGTGGTGGCTCTGGAAGCCCAGGTGGCTGAGCTAAAAAATCGAGTGACTGAACTTGAGGAAGAACTGGCTGCAAAAGAAGAAACTACATCTGTATTAGAGGGAGATCTTGCCAATTTAAGGAAGGAGGTAATAGTAATTGTGTGTgtttcaaatatagtaaaatactgtacagtacagtatactgtgTTGTACTCATAAATTTTTAATACAAACTACCATTTGGAAATTAAAAGTGCATTTAAATTCTTGAATGAGTTGGGGATAAACTTATTATGGAAAACAAGGTGGCAGGTTTTGTGTTCCAGTGCCTCAGTATTGCTGTGCAGTGGGGGAATGATTGCTTTGTCCTGGGCACGTAACCGACTTCTGAAGAGATTTACAGTTTGtaatgtgtgtcgtgtgtgtatgTAATTCAACTATTTCAGTCTATCTAATCTATCCAATCCATCAATGATGCGATCAGTCTCTGGTCTCCATGATGCATCTTTATGTAGTGCAAATGTTACACAGCACAAGGTTTTTTCCCCTATATGTGCTTGCCAATAGGAAGGATTATCTCTTAGGATGCTGCTTCTTCAGTTTAGAGTATCTTGTACAACGTTCTCTCAATTACATGTGATTGTCGTGTCTTCCTTCGTAGCTGTGGAGTGCAGTGACCTCAACTACGTCTGTCTTCTGTTCATGGGATGTTTTCACTACTTGTACAGCAAAATAGACCTTCCTTATATCCCTTTGGCTCATTTGCATAACCCCTTTCCTCCTTTGTTCTCAAATCGTACCTCTCATCAGGAACAACCTGTCCTTATGTTGTATGTCAAGATCATGCCTTCTTTCTTGATCTTCCCTCCAATTCTTGTAAGTTCGAATCAGCATTTTGAATCTGTGCTTGTTTTTCAGTTATTTATCTACCTTGTAGCAAATCTCTGAATCTTCTCAATTTTCTTTGTTTTGATATGGATGGCTGCGATCATCCAGTCCTGGTATTGCCTACTCCATCATGCTGTGTTAAGGCCGTCATAATTTGACATTTACCATATGTAAGCTAACAcacatcctctggtttcagttggaAGACAAAGTAGAAAAGATAGCAGATCTGGAGGCGGAAGTGACGGAAAAGGACTTGAAAATCGATGATGTGATGCAGGAGCTGGAAACGCGGCACATAGAGATCCAAGCCAAGGATGACCAGATACAAAGCCTCCATCATGATTTAGATAGAGTAAGTGTTTTTGTGTGGCTCCAACCTGTGCTATGCCACTGTGTTCATAACAATGTGGTTAGATGATAGATGGGTAGCATTGTGGTATTATATATGACTTACTATGTTCGGTATATTACTCCTTCACCTTGAGTTAAAATATCCCTTACAAATATGGAAGACGATATGACTAAGAAGGAAGAGAATACTGTAGTATAATATTGTACAAGAAGTCAGAAATGTTGTATTTCTTTGAAGACTGTAAAGTAAAATCAATGTACCAGTACATTTCAAGAATTTGCTCTATAAACTAAATGGTTGTTCAACATGAATGTTGTATAAATCTAATTCTCTAGTTCATTCTCAGCTAATTAATTATATATGGTACACCCTTAAAAATGTTGTTCACCATTTAACAGGTCTAAATTTCAGATGTCAGTAAAACATTTCATATTACAGAGTGAGACAGGGAAATTATAATTGTTAGGTAAAGTAATTTCCTGCAGATCAtaaatgtataatttcttatGTTGTGCTTTTTAATCGTTCATTGCAGGTGGCAGAAATGTTATTGCAAAAATGGTAATGAAACCCTATCCCCTAAATGATTAATTTGAACAGCTTATTTGTCATGTTTAGCTATATACAAGactgcagtgccacctgtggcctgTTGTCTCATTCCACCTCAGTGTtttccactcactcactcactcactattGTTGCCCCAGTTTCTTGTATTTGTCTTGTGCCGGCCTGCCTGACTCATTCATTCATTCCCATGCCTACTCTGCCCACCCGAACACAACAACCCATTTAAACTCCCATGAAGATACGTGCACATGGAAGACTTTACATGCAACCTTTTCTTCAAGAAAGGCACATTCTCAGAAGAAACAAGCAGGCACAGATATTGTTAGAGATACTGCTGTTGGCTACATTTGTAACCATTGTAAtagtattataatttttttcctcAGGTTGAGCCAGAAATAGAGGTCAAGGTTCAAGAAATTGTGGAGCGTGATCGAATCATTGAAGAAAAAATAGAGCAAATTGAACAGCAGAACAAAATTCTAGTGGAAATCCAAATTACATTAGATGAAAAACAGAAGCAAATTGCTGATATGGAACACAAGATTACAGAATCAAGTGAAAAGATAAAGAAGCTCACAGAGAAGCTTGATAAATCCTGTAAAGTTATTCAGGTAAGTACATTGTCATATATGAATGCAGTTGGTAATTTTATTAACACTTCTGATCCCAGTGACAAGGCTGAAAAAAAATTCCTCATTGTGGAATACTACGAGCAAAAGTATTCCATTTCCTTAACATGTGCAGACAAGCACCATTATATGCGGAGAATTATATGcagagaataagtcacaataataTGGCTGAAAATTAATATTCAACCATCATATATGAAAACTAAAGAATTAATAAGGGTCAAGGATTGACCAAAATGTCGTCACTTAACTTACTTTTCGTGCATGTAAATCGGGTATTAATCATTGATATGTCAATTACTCATCATGTCACATTTTCTACTTTATTGGCTAGAGATGTATGTCCAAAGAGAAGGAGGAGCTGTAAAGTGAAAGCAAGTTACATATATTAAAAAGTTTGTTCATGCATGTTTTATCATGCATACTATGTCACAAACAAGCTCAAACTCATAAAGTGGATGGGTGCATCTAAGACCAGGTGTTCAGTGTTGCTCGTGAAGTGGCATATGCAGTACAGTACAACCTTGATTCAAAGAACTATATGGGACGAACCTCAATTTGTTTCAGTGTGGGATTCGTTGCAGCTGGAGATGCCTCCAGGATTCATTTCCCATGCCCTATGTGCTAATTTCACTATTTTCATTTCATCCTATAATATAATAAACTACCAAATGAACATGTCTGCAAACAAATTCAGCCACATTTAACTTATTTCTCATAGCCCCAGCCTCAAAACTCATTTTCAGAAGGTAGTACAGCCATACCTGATTGAATATATACCTAGCCAACTCAAAATGAAAACAAACCATAAAGTTTGGTTTTAAATATCTTCAGTACCTTTCGCAAGGCTCCAACTGTTTCTTGTAATATTGAGTACAACTACaaaaatgcagacgaggagtcacaataacgtggctgaaatatgttggccagaccacacactagaaagtgaaggggacgatgacgtttcggtctgtcctggaccattctcaagtcaattgagaTGATAAAGATGATTGAGTTGAGCAtctcaattgacttgagaatggtctaggacggaccaaaacgtcatcgccccttcactttctagtgtgtggtttggtcaacttaaaAAATCATCAAAAATGTGATTGGAGTCGtattacactgtgtgtgtgtgttttaccatTTATACTCTAATATTTCCCAGGCTCTATGAGCTGATTTCACTGAGCAAAATGTTAATCTTCAGTGTGTCATATGAAGGACAGTTACCAAAAAGAAAACCCTGTCTGTAAAGAGATTTAACTACATCTAGCATATTTCCCACTCCCTAAGCTTTGAAACCTCATTTTCAACAATTTTCAACAATATTTACCAACAGTGGTAACAATATTTTGAAGTAAAAGCTTGAAGGTTTTGCTGAcaaataaattatattttgttATGAAACACGGTGCATTGATTAATGTAGAATTGGAAAAAAATAGCTTTGATTTTGATGTGaaattaaaaatgatgcaaattatatcagataaaatattttgaaatcacCCCAAATTAGGTGGTTCTTGTATTTTATATTCTTGCTTCTTTAGATGTGGGTTGGCCCAACCTTCTCCTCCTTGCAAGATCTCAGTACCTATCATAATAGCTAAGAACATACGTTACACAATGACCTTCCCGTTTGAAAACCATATTTTGTCTTATTCTGTCAGTTCTTTCCAGATGTTCTACCTATTTGTTTTAATGATTTTCTAGTGATATTACTACCACGCTTGTCAATAATACAGATCTataatttagaggggtcttcttTGTTCCCATTTTTATAGGTTGAAACTgtcttttttttctataattaGTGAGGTTCTTTGTTTAGATGTTTGGAAAATATTGTATAGTTGGGCACTAATGTTGGATGTGTATTCTCTCGGAACCCATGTCCAGATTCCTTCTGACCCCGACTTCTTTATTTCTATCTAGTTCCTTGAGCAGTTTTTCCTACCTTGTCTCTTAAGACACTTCTAGGTACTTTGTTGTGTACTAGAGTGTATTGTTTGGTTCTCTGAATACATCATTTCACACGAGcaaactttggaactgttcatttagtttTCACTCATTTCCTTTTTAGTCTATTAGTGTTATTTTTAGTCTTCAAATTTTGTCTTTCACTTGTAATTTGCTTTTCATGGACATATAAAATAGGccgagttctgttttacatttgtctaccATCCCTTTACTTTCTCAAGGTTTCTTTGTGTGTATACTCGTTACTGTGTACTTGTTTGTAAGTtttgcctcttcctatattgattccattttttccTATTGCTGTCTGGCACTCAGTTTCTATTGAACCAGCCCTGTGCTCAAAAAAACTATAAATTTTTGGGTGCcttcatatattaaaaaaattcgtatacagtggtacctcggaatgcgattgtccctgtatgcgaggttttcggaaggcgaggtgtatttactccaaaaatttgtctcagaaggcgagtttggacgcgagtttgttgatacgcgtacagccgacctagcgcgttcgacgcccctccgcccctcagtttattattgtctggcgctcagtgactacccccacatcaattcttctcgcggattttcagtgttttgttggatttttggtgatttgtctatacaatttgttattatatatctcgccatgggtcccaagaaagccagtggtaaggataaaggccagaaagctcctgtgaggatgacaatagaggagaaacaagagatcattcggaagcatgagaacggtacacgtgttgttgaactttgtaggcagtacaacaaagccacatcaacaatatgcactatacttaagaagaaaaataagattatgggtgctaaagtggcaaaaggagtaagaacattaacggcacaaagaccacaaatacttgaagaagtgttaaagttgttattaatttggatacacgacaaggagttgaggggtgatagtgtttcggaggccattatttgtgagaaagccagggtgttgcacgaagaccttctaaagaatacccctgcaacgagtgatgcagataagaaagagtttaaggcaagcaggggctggtttgaaaaatttagaaagagaagtggtatccatagtgttacaaggcatggggttatgtgatgtgattatggaaggggactccccttccaaacagtaactcctctcctcctcccccctcctcaccatcttccatacgcctacagcactcgacagcaaggtaagtaataactggaacacagttttgtaggtttatttagatgaattaggtaaattaggtataaaaatttagtttgatgtggggtttttggggtagtcaggaacggattaattcatttccctttatttcttatggggaaattaacttcggaatgcgagttttcggaaggcgaggcgtctccaggaacggattaaactcttattctgaggtatgcctgtatctcATTTATTTCCCTGCTAAACAAGAAATTGTTTGTCAAATTGATTAAAGAGCCAAGATTTCTTTTGTCTCGCTTTTTCATATTCTCTTCATTATAATGTTTTATGTATTTTATTTCGAAGTACTGTACATGGATGGTCGTTCTTACCTAGTGGCAGGCAGGTACTGGAGGTCAAAGAGCTCTTTCTTATTTCTGGTAAATATTACAGCCAGGACTGATGGAACATTGATGTGTAtgaaaacgtgtgtgtgtgtgtgtgtgtgtgtgtatatatatatatatatgtcgtacctagtagccagaacgcacttctcagcctactatgcaaggccggatttgcctaataagccaagttttcatgaattaatatattttctcaaatttttttcttatgaaatgataaagctacctattgaattatgtatgaggtcaattttttttttattggagttaaaattaacgtagatatatgaccgaacctaaccaaccctacctaacctaacctatctttataggttaggtagccgaaaaagataggttaggttaggtaggttaggtagtcgaaaaacaattaattcatgaaaactaggcttattaggcaaatcgggccttgcatagtaggctgagaagtgcgttctggctactaggtacgacatatatatatatatctatctatctatctatatatatctatatatctatctatatatatctatatatatagatatatatatagatatatatatatagatatatatagatatataatacacacacacacacagagagagagagagagagaggaacgagCGAACGAGCGAGCGAACGAGCGAGCGAACGAACGAGCAAACGAGCGAGCGAACGAACGAGCGAGCGAGCTAGCTAGGTGGCAGCAGGGATAGGTTGTGGAAGTCATGCAGGAGTTACAATGTCcgattgcaaaaaaaaaaaaaaaaaaaaaaaaaaaacaaataatactAAAAAAATGGTTGCAGCTGTCTTTTTACAGTGTGTAATTACCTGTGTAGTTACAGGAAGAGAGCTACGTTtgtatcccgtcttcccagtactgtactttgtcttataatgctttgaaactactgacggttttggcctcatccaccttctcacttagtttGTTTCAACCATCTACTACTCTGCAAAAGAAAacgttctaatatttttttggcatTTTTATTTCGTTAGCTTGAAGCTGCCTATTTCAGGAATTCCTTTTTATCactttggtcgattcctgttattattttgtaagtattgatcatatcacctctttttttttccttatatcttctagttttggcatgtttaatgcctctagcctcttcccgTAACTCTTGCTTTTCAGGATGAAGCCATTTTGTAACATgcttttgcaccttttccagtataTTTATgtacttcttgagatttgggcaccatacaactgttgcatattccataatttgtaagttgtgtgtgtgtggtctattttctctgattccatattccataacatggcatttacagTATTCatattgaattccatttgtcacatgtcgctccaagcacttattttatctagatcaatttgaaggacatgacaatcatctgcatctcctatcttccccagtatcttagcatcatctgcaaacatgttcatataattctgtattccttctggtagatcgtttatgtaggccatgaacattactggtgcaagaactgaaccctgtggtacttcgctagtaacactcctccaatcAGTTACATTACCTCTTATTACTGCTCTCATCTGTCTGTAAGAAAACTTTTCATCTATGTCAGAAGtcagtagtaatagtagtgtgTCTGTACTCTCCTAGTAGTGCTTACGgatgttgagcttcagctctttggtcttgcctctcaactgtcaatcgactggtgtacagattcttgatgtGTGTGTCTGTCATAAATAAATTTGTGTGCGGTGGCTTAATGGTGCTCATTGAAATATGACAGAACAACAGTCATATCTAGTGACTGATGACGGCAGGAAATATGCAACTTCAGAAGGATCTTTTTGTCTTCAGTTTCTCCACTTGCATTTTATAGATTAACAcacttcttgtttaaagatgaacACCTTTCTTCTTTAaagctgaacccccccccccctcttgtttaaagatgaaaagtttttatattttaaaatctCTAATACCTGATCTGGGGGGTCTTGGCAGATTTGGTGTAATTTGTTTAAATAAAGCTTGCATTGCCTCTTAATTTTTATTAGTGTTATTTTTagtaatacaaaaacattttcttAGACATTTGCAGAAGTTGTTCAGGCTCGAGATAAAGAAATTGCTGCTCTGACAAAAGAATTAAAACGCAAAGAAAAGAAAGTCCGAGACCTCGTGGCAGAACTGAAGGAGGCTCTCGACATGCtgaacaaggcaaaatgggaagCGGAGAcaagtggtggtgaagatggtgtcaAGGAAATGGCAGAAGAGGAGAATGAGGTAAGCAGCCCCTTAAAATATGCTGAAAATATGCCTCGTGGAAGTGAAGGGTCCAGTCAGTACAGGAGTGAAGAGTGCTACAATAACCACCCAGCAAGGACCGCTGAATTGCACGAACAATTACGGGAAGCTTCTTGTACCACAGTAGAGTTCTTGCCAAATGTTAACAACCCTTATAGCTTGGCTTCTCAATCGGCACCTTCTCATGTACATGCATCTTCAACAATCCCTCAGATGCACCCCTTGCAGTCACCTGCTACTCTGCACCATAATCTTAGATATCAATTTTTTCATCCCACAAATAAGTTTTAATGAGCTCCCTTGTTGTGTTGCCTTATATATTGCTATTACACTTTTGAATAATTTTATTTTTAGATTGCTGCATGTGCAGAATTTTTCACCTTTTGTTTTATCTTAAAACTATTGTACCTGAATAAGGGAAGTGTTTATTCTCCATTTTATTTTCACTTTTATTTGGTAATGTTTAAGAATTTGGTTATAATAAAGTTTATTATTCATATGCTAGTTCTTTATTTTTTAAAGCCTTGCTTGAATAATAAATCTGTATATTAAAAACTTACCTGAAGTGTTAAATGCAACTAATGTTGAATACAAAGTAATTCTGGATTAAACATCAGGTAAGCAAATCTGTAATGAACATTTTGCTGCTGACATATGTAAGGAACTATTATTATTTATGCAACACTAATAAATTTTTTGTTTCTTGCAGCGATTATGGGCAGAATTGGAGTCCCGCAAGAATGAGGTGCTGGCACTGCGGGCAGAACACAAACACTCCTTATCTGAGGCTGAGGAGCGTGTACATCAACTTCAGAAACAGTTGGATGAAAAACTAAAAGCCCTTGAAACTCAGCAAGACCAACACAATAAAGAGACTGAGGAATGGGAGGTGCGTTTGCGTGATAAGGCCCAGCAACTAGCACGCCTTGAAGGAGAACTTCAGACACTTCACGGTGATATGTCTAACAGGGAGGGACAGTTGCGCACTAATCAAGGACTTGTTCAAGGATTAGAAGATGAACTGGCTGCAGCTAAAGACCAACTGAAGGATAAAAAGGCAGAATTGGAAATTCTTCAGGAAGAACTGAAAAAGAAAAATAATGACATGCAGGATTTGGTGAATCATGAGTTGTGGGAAAGGAATAGGGAGATTGAGCGTCTACAGGAAAAACTCAGTGCCTTATCATCAGATCGTCGCCATCAAATTGAATGCTTGAAGGATGAATTAGAAACCAAGAATAGTGAATTAAGGAGACTGAGAACTAGGTTAAATTGTGAGACTTCTGAAACTAATGATGGCAACCAGATAGCATTATGCTCTAAAGTGAATAACACCCAGTCTGCAGTAAATCCCACAGCAAATAACCAACCCAAGAATGCTGCTCATTTGACAGTAGTTACGGGATCTGGAGGTGCTGATGTAGTTACTGTAAATCGTCCATTACATCTGACATTCACTGATGATAATTCTGCTTCTGTGCAAATGCTTTATCAGGAAATGTGTAAAGTTAGGGGTGAGGCACAAGCATTACGCATGGAAAGAAGTATATTAAATGATAAACTCTCAAGTTTACAAAAATCATATGACCAAGTTTGCCACGTAAGTGCACCAAGTGCTAACGAACTTCATGAACAAATGGACTCTGTTAAGAAGCAACTTGAtgaaaccaaagaagaaaatctGCTAAAGGACCAGAAGCATGGAGAGATTGTCAGTGATTTTCAGTCTCAAGTACAAGTTCTGCGAACTGAACTTCATAATGCAAAGAAAAAAATTAGCCGCCAGTTAACAGAAGTCAGTGTGCGTAAATACCAGGAAGCTCTGAAACGACACAAACAAGAAATTGCCTCTCTGAGAAAAAGGCTGGCAGATTCACACAATGCATGTGATCTACTCAGAACTCGACTAGAAGAACTAGCAGACTTCTTGGAGCGTATTCTAGAAATGGAGGAGAGAGGCCTCATTAATTTAAGTCAGTTGTCTCCAAAGCAGCTAGCCTCGTTACAGAAAACTCTTGACGAGTCTCGTGCACTTTCTCGTTCACTATCACAATCACTAATGATTGGTATGGACATCACTGAACATGGTGATGATGCACATCTGTCTAGTTCAGTGAGCTCCATATCATCTTGGAGCCTACAAAGAGATGATAGTTTTTCTGAAACACTTGATTATTTAGGAGCTAGTAGTCTTGAAGCCATAGCTAACCTTCCTGATGAGACATTGTTACAGCCAGAGGATTCTCATGATCCAGCTGTTCAAGCACTTGCCACACAGCTCAACATTCAAATTGACCAGAAAACACGAGAGATTGATGCCATTGCTGAGAATGTGTCGGTATTAAGTGAAAAGCTAGCAGAGAGAATACAGCaagtggagcaacaggcaggagttatTGGTGAACTACGAGAACAAGTGGATTGTCTTCAGGAGGAAGTAAAACGTAGGGACCTTCAGCTTCTAGCACCTCATGTTGACGAAGGTGAAAACAGCCAACATCCTCTACAGAGCTCTTGGCAGAGTAGTATAAACCCAATTGCAACATCATCTCAGAGCACTGTGCATGCTGTTTCTCCTCAGTCTACACTGGGAACTCATAATTCAAGCAGCCAAGAAAGTCTTCACAAGCCTCCCAGTATTTGTTCTGACTCATTGCCTCCTCCACCTCTTCACCTCCTTCAGGACAGCGAGTGTGAAATCAGACCCGATATTAGGGAGTTGGAGATTTGTCACGCATCGGATCGTAGCAGCCTGAGTGCAGTCAAAAGTGCATACTCAACTGATGCAGCTATAAAGGCTTATAGTGGGCACCTAGGTTACTTTCAGCAGTATGCAACAACTGGTGAACAAAGTATTGGTGATGGACTAAAGCCATGGAAGGAAAATGCAAATGGGCCTATGACCTGTGCGATACCTGAACAACCCTGGGCACCCATTTCACCATCTGAAAGTGAAGCTTGGAGTGAACCTGACAGAAATGTATCTTTAGCAAGAATTGGACTTGATGCTTGTACTCTTGGGGGTGCCCCAGATAGAGCATTATCACGATCTCGCCAGCAGAGAGCATCTGCAATTACTTCAGAATCTGATGGTGAGGCTGCACATGAAGACACTGCCACTTGTGTTGCTAATAACGTACTAACGCCAGGAAAAGCCTCCAAGAGGCGATCTGATGTTGCAGAACTTCGACGAGTATCCACAAAACTGCGTGCTGTAGAACAACTGAATGACACTCTCCGTGCAGAATTGAACATATATCAAACATTGAGTCAAGAAATGGCTCAACAACAGCATGATCAGCAACAGAGACCTAAGACTAGTGATAAGAGTGTTGAAACACACAAGGGAGAGACAGCAGATGCCTCGGTAGGTGCTGAAGAAGAAcctacaataccaccaccaccaccacccatatttGCTATTCCTgcaccattgttagaagagattcgtGCACTGCGCCTTAAACTAGAAGAAGCA includes the following:
- the LOC123754300 gene encoding putative leucine-rich repeat-containing protein DDB_G0290503 isoform X3: MTARRQALDQDMSFDYTEVLRRLSVSQELRTTHSAIAEVILGPDPQHNSGSPAQLQDANSLDSSSSSSIPFSLGLRSPGKVSPLRGRTMKEYEEQLGSLKKENFSLKLRIYFLEERMDQKYDKEDKDELYKTNIELKVETEALKQELYDKQELVRQASTVLSGLEQQFKEQVAQIQENHEQEKEKLQSQVQQLQSYIQELQKEVDEYANRCHEEKGQLGELTQLCGLAFSNGAEDEDEAEAQAPSLSKDNLSLPLNLAGFTSGYSTPSPVQGIFSMPTTMSEPAVLKKPQPEFTSANDSFNKAKSEVTESAEQKVVALEAQVAELKNRVTELEEELAAKEETTSVLEGDLANLRKELEDKVEKIADLEAEVTEKDLKIDDVMQELETRHIEIQAKDDQIQSLHHDLDRVEPEIEVKVQEIVERDRIIEEKIEQIEQQNKILVEIQITLDEKQKQIADMEHKITESSEKIKKLTEKLDKSCKVIQTFAEVVQARDKEIAALTKELKRKEKKVRDLVAELKEALDMLNKAKWEAETSGGEDGVKEMAEEENERLWAELESRKNEVLALRAEHKHSLSEAEERVHQLQKQLDEKLKALETQQDQHNKETEEWEVRLRDKAQQLARLEGELQTLHGDMSNREGQLRTNQGLVQGLEDELAAAKDQLKDKKAELEILQEELKKKNNDMQDLVNHELWERNREIERLQEKLSALSSDRRHQIECLKDELETKNSELRRLRTRLNCETSETNDGNQIALCSKVNNTQSAVNPTANNQPKNAAHLTVVTGSGGADVVTVNRPLHLTFTDDNSASVQMLYQEMCKVRGEAQALRMERSILNDKLSSLQKSYDQVCHVSAPSANELHEQMDSVKKQLDETKEENLLKDQKHGEIVSDFQSQVQVLRTELHNAKKKISRQLTEVSVRKYQEALKRHKQEIASLRKRLADSHNACDLLRTRLEELADFLERILEMEERGLINLSQLSPKQLASLQKTLDESRALSRSLSQSLMIGMDITEHGDDAHLSSSVSSISSWSLQRDDSFSETLDYLGASSLEAIANLPDETLLQPEDSHDPAVQALATQLNIQIDQKTREIDAIAENVSVLSEKLAERIQQVEQQAGVIGELREQVDCLQEEVKRRDLQLLAPHVDEGENSQHPLQSSWQSSINPIATSSQSTVHAVSPQSTLGTHNSSSQESLHKPPSICSDSLPPPPLHLLQDSECEIRPDIRELEICHASDRSSLSAVKSAYSTDAAIKAYSGHLGYFQQYATTGEQSIGDGLKPWKENANGPMTCAIPEQPWAPISPSESEAWSEPDRNVSLARIGLDACTLGGAPDRALSRSRQQRASAITSESDGEAAHEDTATCVANNVLTPGKASKRRSDVAELRRVSTKLRAVEQLNDTLRAELNIYQTLSQEMAQQQHDQQQRPKTSDKSVETHKGETADASVGAEEEPTIPPPPPPIFAIPAPLLEEIRALRLKLEEAIANNDHLRDQLEAALTAHPQDEARFHHLTAALQTAQEEMREARDRLQGSQESVREQQEKYNNIQFKLQECEGRLTQCYIQLEAAQTESLAVKSDLSNAHQLLQERGLLLQERDSQLAERQQTMNEMALKIIQLEKDAVKNPDLDEHLQKLQSELQKQEMRLLQVNKERLSLVGERACLQAQLASASTHARLLQDGKQDVDGVGEERITLLQQLDVERTTVSNLHKERQQLLTDKERLEKEMQVLQEEVAGLRAKIEHLTSHQDYAGQQADREKRNLTELQNEYTTLQRNRNELHLKAQNLEIQLQVMTEKHKTAEDAQLCLIEQKSLVKQLTAQLDSERCLTANLQLQLKTLRSSTSPTTSQGDDSVVPNESDHASHESVTSIEFFRPLSETGLLHKHRATSLSPTSGDKSKIQERRAASSSRRRESNKRINHWSEDKENHQIATTTTITTTTSSSKKNRRLHSGISSDGIFAQHAAQPLLLHQPDEEGDGGTTSGESPDLGIGSDYPFSSLERGTRTLRSLVHTAQDLPPPPLCSEPSHSILSEENQQLRLERDNLTSKLASTKETLKNTEEKLYKANQRKENVERAICKQLYKTHDVLKKANTQLKQVNTLPK